A single region of the Erythrobacter sp. genome encodes:
- a CDS encoding alpha/beta hydrolase, giving the protein MAAPYEDGSWTSPDGLTLHYRDYPGPEGGKATPVLCLHGLTRNARDFAELAEHIAETRRVIVPDMRGRGMSDYAPDSDTYNPLTYVADVDKLLTEQGVDRFVSIGTSMGGLMTMLLAHKDADEGRSRIAGAVLNDIGPQIEPAGLERISGYVGQGRSYPTWIHAARSLCEVHGEAFPDYDLEQWLEMAKRIMVVSQNGRISYDYDMAIAEPFAKPGGAAPADLWSAFEALAGVPMLLVMGELSDLISPATAARMKELNPQLETVTVPRVGHAPTLDEPEARAAIDALLARVT; this is encoded by the coding sequence ATGGCCGCACCTTACGAAGATGGCAGCTGGACCAGCCCCGACGGGCTTACCCTCCATTACCGCGACTACCCCGGCCCCGAAGGCGGGAAGGCAACCCCGGTCCTGTGCCTCCACGGGCTCACCCGCAACGCGCGCGATTTCGCCGAGCTTGCCGAGCATATCGCCGAAACCCGCCGGGTTATCGTGCCCGATATGCGCGGGCGGGGGATGAGCGATTACGCACCCGATTCGGACACCTACAACCCGCTCACCTATGTCGCGGACGTGGACAAGCTGCTCACCGAACAGGGGGTCGATCGGTTCGTGTCGATCGGCACGTCGATGGGCGGGCTGATGACCATGCTGCTCGCCCACAAGGACGCGGACGAGGGCCGGAGCCGCATCGCGGGCGCGGTGCTGAACGACATCGGCCCGCAGATCGAGCCTGCAGGGCTGGAGCGGATTTCGGGCTATGTCGGGCAGGGGCGCTCCTACCCCACGTGGATCCACGCCGCGCGCTCGCTGTGCGAGGTGCACGGCGAGGCGTTCCCCGACTACGACCTCGAACAATGGCTCGAAATGGCCAAGCGGATCATGGTGGTGAGCCAGAACGGGCGGATCAGCTATGATTACGACATGGCGATCGCCGAACCCTTTGCGAAGCCCGGCGGTGCTGCGCCTGCCGACCTGTGGAGCGCGTTCGAGGCGTTGGCGGGCGTGCCCATGCTGCTTGTGATGGGGGAGCTCTCGGACCTCATTTCGCCCGCCACCGCGGCGCGGATGAAGGAGCTCAATCCGCAGCTCGAGACCGTCACCGTCCCGCGCGTCGGCCATGCCCCGACCCTCGACGAGCCCGAGGCGCGCGCCGCCATCGACGCGCTGCTCGCCCGCGTCACGTGA
- a CDS encoding protein adenylyltransferase SelO family protein, with amino-acid sequence MDENRQAARYRPDPAIGEIADFIADPVAAADFPKAEVRFRNDRAAGEVGLAGLSDEEWAAHFGRFEPLDRNLPQPLALKYHGHQFRVYNPELGDGRGFLFAQMRGEDERLLDLGTKGSGTTPYSRAGDGRLTLKGAVREILATEMLEALGVNTSRTFSVVETGEQLWRNDEPSPTRSAVMVRLSHSHIRIGSFQRLLAHEQADEMERLVEYCLTHFPGPPPPEDAPARGEPAIRLMHMVVERMADLAASYMVAGFVHGVLNTDNMNVTGESFDYGPWRWLPRWDPEFTAAYFDHAGLYAFGRQPEAIHWNCGQFAVALRLLADSDPLVAALNRYPDLYMAAVARRWCWRLGVAQRGAEADGALVAACEKAMRESGEGPDAFFFRVRTALAQGEPPADLADALEGYAATPSDHPYWSDPAPQSMLIEEVEDIWSAIDERDDWQPLMDKVAALRRMGEAHGPAPVPAGHTPPSGEAPDPA; translated from the coding sequence ATGGACGAGAACAGGCAAGCAGCGCGCTATCGCCCGGACCCGGCGATCGGGGAAATCGCGGACTTCATCGCCGACCCGGTGGCGGCGGCGGACTTTCCCAAGGCCGAGGTGCGCTTCCGCAACGACCGCGCGGCGGGAGAGGTTGGCCTCGCGGGGCTGTCGGACGAGGAATGGGCGGCGCATTTCGGGCGGTTCGAGCCGCTCGACCGCAACCTGCCGCAGCCGCTCGCGCTCAAATATCACGGCCACCAGTTCCGGGTGTACAATCCCGAACTGGGCGACGGGCGGGGGTTTCTCTTCGCCCAGATGAGAGGAGAGGACGAGCGCCTGCTCGACCTCGGCACCAAGGGATCCGGGACCACGCCTTACAGCCGCGCGGGCGACGGTCGGCTGACGTTGAAAGGCGCGGTGCGCGAAATCCTTGCGACCGAAATGCTCGAGGCGCTGGGCGTGAACACCTCGCGCACCTTTTCGGTTGTAGAGACGGGCGAGCAGCTCTGGCGCAACGACGAGCCCTCGCCCACCCGCTCGGCGGTGATGGTGCGGCTGTCCCATTCGCATATCCGCATCGGTAGCTTCCAGCGCCTGCTCGCGCATGAACAGGCGGACGAGATGGAGCGGCTGGTCGAATACTGCCTCACGCACTTCCCCGGCCCGCCCCCGCCCGAGGATGCCCCCGCGCGCGGCGAGCCCGCGATCCGGCTGATGCACATGGTCGTCGAGCGCATGGCCGACCTTGCGGCAAGCTACATGGTCGCCGGATTCGTCCACGGCGTGCTCAACACCGACAACATGAACGTCACCGGCGAAAGCTTCGACTACGGCCCGTGGCGCTGGCTGCCGCGCTGGGATCCCGAATTCACCGCGGCCTATTTCGACCATGCCGGGCTCTACGCCTTCGGCCGCCAGCCCGAGGCGATCCACTGGAACTGCGGCCAGTTCGCGGTCGCGCTGCGCCTGCTCGCCGACAGCGACCCGCTGGTCGCCGCGCTGAACCGGTATCCCGACCTCTACATGGCGGCGGTCGCGCGGCGCTGGTGCTGGCGGCTGGGTGTCGCACAACGCGGCGCCGAGGCCGACGGCGCGCTCGTCGCGGCGTGCGAAAAGGCGATGCGCGAAAGCGGCGAAGGGCCGGATGCCTTCTTCTTCCGGGTGCGCACCGCGCTCGCGCAGGGAGAGCCGCCCGCGGACCTCGCCGACGCGCTCGAAGGTTACGCCGCGACCCCGAGCGACCACCCCTACTGGTCCGACCCCGCGCCCCAGTCGATGCTGATCGAGGAAGTCGAGGACATCTGGTCCGCGATCGACGAGCGCGACGACTGGCAGCCGCTGATGGACAAGGTCGCGGCCTTGCGGCGCATGGGCGAGGCGCACGGCCCCGCACCTGTCCCGGCCGGGCACACCCCTCCATCCGGCGAGGCCCCCGACCCCGCCTGA
- the astD gene encoding succinylglutamate-semialdehyde dehydrogenase, producing the protein MSETAILVSTAPATGEEVWRGEHSDVDAAVGRARRAWSEWAARPLADRIDALRRFANAVRDRADEFAELIAREAGKPLWEARTEIDAVMGKVDISVQAYAERTGKKKFDSGIQGTAAVRHKPHGVLAVLGPYNFPAHLPNGHIVPALIAGNAVLFKPSEKTPACGEMLVKCFHEAGVPETVVQLVIGGPEEGKALVAHPGIDGVLFTGSAQAGIAINRKLAANPAKIVALEMGGNNPLVVIDTPKLADAAALIVQSAFTSAGQRCTAARRLVVKDSVYDSLMAELLPLTKRLVVGDPLGDPQPFMGPVIDNETAERLTESFVALMTAGGKVLAHMRRTIPDRPFLTPGIIDVTDIPDRPDIELFGPLLQVIRVPDLDAGIAEANNTRFGLSASLIGGGPEDYGRFWANVRAGIINWNRPTNGASSKAPFGGIGLSGNHRPAAYYAADYCAYPVASTEMDQPRANIGVGLKADDLKP; encoded by the coding sequence ATGAGCGAAACGGCGATCCTGGTCTCCACCGCACCGGCGACGGGCGAGGAAGTGTGGCGCGGCGAACACTCCGACGTCGATGCCGCGGTCGGCCGCGCGCGGCGCGCATGGTCCGAATGGGCCGCGCGCCCGCTCGCCGACCGGATCGACGCGCTGCGCCGCTTCGCCAACGCGGTGCGCGACCGCGCGGATGAATTCGCAGAACTGATCGCGCGCGAGGCGGGCAAGCCGCTGTGGGAAGCGCGCACCGAAATCGACGCCGTGATGGGCAAGGTCGACATCTCGGTCCAGGCCTATGCCGAACGCACCGGCAAGAAGAAATTCGACAGCGGCATCCAGGGCACGGCGGCGGTTCGGCACAAGCCGCATGGCGTGCTCGCCGTGCTCGGCCCCTATAATTTCCCGGCCCACCTGCCCAACGGCCACATCGTGCCTGCGCTGATCGCGGGCAATGCCGTGCTGTTCAAGCCGTCCGAAAAGACCCCGGCCTGCGGGGAAATGCTGGTCAAATGCTTTCACGAGGCGGGCGTGCCCGAAACCGTCGTCCAGCTCGTCATCGGCGGGCCGGAGGAAGGCAAGGCGCTGGTCGCTCATCCGGGGATCGACGGGGTGCTGTTCACCGGCTCGGCGCAGGCGGGCATCGCGATCAACCGCAAGCTTGCCGCGAACCCCGCGAAGATCGTCGCGCTGGAGATGGGCGGCAACAACCCGCTGGTCGTGATCGACACGCCCAAGCTCGCCGATGCCGCCGCCCTGATCGTGCAGAGCGCCTTCACCAGCGCCGGCCAGCGCTGCACCGCCGCGCGGCGGCTGGTGGTCAAGGACAGCGTCTACGACAGCCTCATGGCCGAACTCCTGCCGCTCACGAAGAGGCTGGTGGTAGGCGACCCGCTGGGCGATCCGCAGCCCTTCATGGGGCCGGTCATCGACAACGAAACCGCCGAAAGGCTCACCGAAAGCTTCGTCGCGCTGATGACGGCGGGGGGCAAGGTGCTCGCCCATATGCGCCGCACCATTCCCGACCGGCCTTTCCTCACCCCCGGCATCATCGACGTGACCGACATTCCCGACCGGCCCGACATCGAACTGTTCGGGCCGCTGTTGCAGGTCATCCGCGTGCCCGATCTCGATGCCGGGATCGCCGAGGCGAACAACACCCGTTTCGGCCTGTCGGCATCGCTGATCGGCGGGGGGCCCGAGGATTACGGGCGGTTCTGGGCGAACGTGCGGGCCGGGATCATCAACTGGAACCGCCCGACCAACGGGGCATCCTCGAAAGCGCCCTTCGGCGGGATCGGCCTGTCGGGCAACCACCGCCCGGCCGCCTATTACGCTGCCGATTACTGCGCCTATCCGGTCGCGAGCACCGAGATGGACCAGCCGCGCGCCAATATCGGGGTGGGCCTGAAAGCCGACGACCTGAAGCCCTAG